In Deltaproteobacteria bacterium, the genomic stretch GGCTAATATAGCTGCCGTCATTGCGAGGGGTGCAGCGACGCGGCAATCCCGGAAAAACAAGATTGTGTCGGTCGTATCGACCTCGTAATGACGGAAAAGAGGCTTTATTCTGCAATCCCTGAATTCCCTCTACTCTATCTTCTCCACATCAATAGAATTAGTGCTTCCCGGCACACCGATGGGAGTGCCCGATACGAGGATGGCAATATCGCCCTTTTTTACAAAACCCGCCGCCTTTGTCACATCCAGTGCAGACCGGTGCATGATTTCAACATCAGCCGGCCTGTCGATATAATAGGGATTCACCCCCCATACCATGAGCAGTTGCCTCACTACTTTTTTATCATGCGAACAGGCAGCGATCGGTATTTGGGGCCGGTTTCTCGCTATCCTGCATGCGCTTGCTCCTGTCGATGTTACGGTAATAATAGCTGCCGCTTCGAGTTGGCTTGCCACAAGGCAGGCCGCAGCGGAAGTCGCTTTTGAAATGGAACTTTCTTTTTCAGATATTTCCAGCTTCATTCTGCCGGTTGTCTCCGCTTTGATTGCGAGACGGTGCATCATTTCCACGGCCAGCGCCGGGTACTTGCCGACGGCCGTTTCGCCGGAAAGCATAATCGCGTCGGTTCCATCGATAATAGCATTAGCCACGTCTGTTGCCTCGGCCCGCGTGGGATAGGCATTCCACGTCATGGAGTCAAGCATCTGTGTGGCAGTAATAACGGGAATGCCTCTCCTGTTAGAGACGGCAATGATCTTCTTCTGGGCAAGAGGAACATCGGCAATGGGGATTTCTACTCCCAGATCGCCACGGGCAACCATGACGCCGTCGCACTCCATAACAATATCCTCAAGATCATCAACGGCCTGCTGTGTTTCTATTTTGGCGACGATCTTTATCTTTTCTCCGCCCTTATCATCCATAAAACGGCGCATTTCTCTCAGATCCTCTGCCGATCTGACGAAGGAAGCGGCAATAAAATCGATGTTCTGCTCCATAAGAAAGGTAATGTCGTCATAATCTTTCTCCATGAGAAAAGGGAGTGACAGGTTAGCGCCGGGGAAATTAAGCCCCTTGCGCTCTCCCAGCGTGCCCCCTCTCTGAACCCTGCAACAGACATCGTGCCCCT encodes the following:
- the pyk gene encoding pyruvate kinase, which codes for MPGKLRKTKIIATMGPACDRPGTLAPLVEEGVDVVRLNMSHGDHESHAKNIETIRKVEEKLGRPVCILGDLKGPEIRTGKLKEEEIHLMSGDLVCLTPDEYIGDGEKIQITHEPLHKDVKAGQLVYMNDGAITLNVESIKGHDVCCRVQRGGTLGERKGLNFPGANLSLPFLMEKDYDDITFLMEQNIDFIAASFVRSAEDLREMRRFMDDKGGEKIKIVAKIETQQAVDDLEDIVMECDGVMVARGDLGVEIPIADVPLAQKKIIAVSNRRGIPVITATQMLDSMTWNAYPTRAEATDVANAIIDGTDAIMLSGETAVGKYPALAVEMMHRLAIKAETTGRMKLEISEKESSISKATSAAACLVASQLEAAAIITVTSTGASACRIARNRPQIPIAACSHDKKVVRQLLMVWGVNPYYIDRPADVEIMHRSALDVTKAAGFVKKGDIAILVSGTPIGVPGSTNSIDVEKIE